A genome region from Geminicoccus roseus DSM 18922 includes the following:
- a CDS encoding M20/M25/M40 family metallo-hydrolase, producing the protein MSQIADLIDGFLQERQADAERFLAELVKVPSDNPKGDCAPHAARVRELLEELGFQVEADVVPASTVQANGMISVTNLIVRRRFGEGPTIALNTHGDVVPPGEGWSRDPYGAEIVDGVMYGRGVAVSKSDFATYSFALLALEQVADRLSGTVELHFTFDEEAGGGIGPKRLLETGLSRPDLAIGAGFAYSVVTAHNGCLHLEVELLGRSAHAARPDTGFDAMEAANWVLTALYASRKNLQTRRSKVKGITSPTLVVGLISGGINTNVVPDRVQLRLDRRMIPEERPEDVEAELRKLIESAAQKFPGVSVRIRRILLARPLTELPGAARLVERLTTHASAVLGVPVGAQGIPLYTDGRHYTEAGVPCVLYGAGPRDLLEANAHRADEKLVLADLHAATRVIARSLADLLEA; encoded by the coding sequence ATGAGCCAGATCGCCGACCTCATCGACGGCTTCCTGCAGGAGCGTCAGGCCGATGCCGAGCGCTTCCTGGCCGAACTGGTCAAGGTCCCCTCCGACAACCCCAAGGGGGATTGCGCTCCCCACGCGGCACGCGTGCGCGAACTGCTCGAGGAACTGGGGTTCCAGGTCGAGGCCGACGTGGTGCCGGCCTCGACGGTCCAGGCGAACGGGATGATCTCGGTCACTAACCTGATCGTCCGGCGGCGCTTTGGGGAGGGGCCGACCATCGCGCTGAACACCCATGGCGACGTCGTCCCGCCTGGCGAGGGCTGGAGCCGCGATCCCTATGGCGCCGAGATCGTGGACGGGGTGATGTACGGGCGCGGTGTCGCCGTGTCCAAGTCCGACTTCGCGACCTACAGCTTCGCGCTCCTGGCGCTGGAACAGGTTGCCGACCGTCTGTCGGGAACGGTCGAGCTGCACTTCACCTTCGACGAGGAAGCGGGCGGCGGCATCGGACCTAAGCGGTTGCTGGAGACCGGCCTCAGCCGGCCGGACCTGGCGATCGGCGCCGGGTTCGCCTATTCGGTGGTCACCGCCCATAATGGCTGCCTGCATCTCGAGGTCGAGCTTCTCGGCCGCTCGGCCCATGCCGCCCGGCCCGACACCGGCTTCGATGCCATGGAGGCGGCGAACTGGGTCCTGACCGCGCTGTATGCATCGCGCAAGAACCTGCAGACCCGCCGCTCCAAGGTGAAGGGCATCACCAGCCCGACGCTGGTGGTCGGACTGATCTCAGGCGGGATCAACACCAACGTGGTCCCCGACCGGGTCCAGCTGCGCCTGGATCGCCGGATGATCCCCGAGGAGCGTCCGGAGGACGTGGAAGCCGAGCTGCGCAAGCTGATCGAGAGTGCCGCCCAGAAGTTCCCCGGGGTCAGCGTCCGGATCCGGCGGATCCTGCTGGCACGGCCGCTCACCGAGCTTCCGGGTGCTGCACGGCTGGTGGAGCGGCTGACCACCCATGCCAGCGCCGTCCTGGGCGTGCCTGTCGGCGCGCAGGGCATCCCGCTCTACACGGACGGACGTCACTATACCGAGGCAGGTGTGCCCTGCGTCCTGTACGGTGCCGGGCCGCGGGACCTGCTGGAAGCGAACGCGCACCGGGCGGACGAGAAGTTGGTGCTGGCCGACCTGCATGCGGCGACCCGGGTAATTGCCAGAAGTCTGGCGGATCTTCTGGAGGCGTGA
- a CDS encoding glycosyltransferase, with product MTYDLIFFPDYTASNPYQHLLYGRLADLHPRPGTIDDALRLLDHASTTQRVIFHLHWEDVLHRHAADADAARQTVRMFLAKLGDFVARGGSLVWTVHNRSSHAGTHPDLDRALRRTLADLADRIHVHSLAAARAVRSELRVPFQKLIVLPHGNYRPLHDPRGIDRAKIRAARGWSDQEIVVLLFGRLEAYKGGHDLLEAFAAAPANLRLAIAGKQIVALDEQIGQMPPDVRSRIWSAARFLPEADLGSLVAAADFIALPYRAILTSGSLMLALSLGRPVIAPDLPAITEIVADGREALLYPCDRPGGLRKAMERLVALDESVRNEMAGQAQATGELYDWAWIGRQMGAALVDATGHGRANRRTPSLSVPVEAPG from the coding sequence ATGACTTATGACCTGATCTTTTTCCCAGACTATACCGCCTCCAATCCCTATCAGCATCTTCTCTACGGGCGCCTGGCGGACCTGCATCCACGTCCGGGAACCATCGACGATGCGCTGCGGCTGCTCGACCACGCCTCGACCACGCAGCGGGTGATCTTCCACCTGCACTGGGAGGACGTGCTCCACCGTCATGCCGCCGACGCTGACGCCGCCCGCCAGACGGTCCGCATGTTCCTGGCCAAGCTCGGCGATTTCGTCGCGCGCGGCGGAAGCCTGGTCTGGACGGTGCACAACCGCAGCTCGCATGCCGGCACTCATCCGGATCTCGACCGGGCCCTGCGCCGGACCCTGGCCGACCTCGCCGACCGGATCCATGTCCATTCCCTGGCCGCGGCACGGGCCGTGCGCAGCGAACTGAGAGTCCCGTTCCAGAAGCTTATCGTGCTTCCTCACGGGAACTACCGGCCGCTCCACGATCCGCGCGGCATCGACCGGGCGAAGATCCGCGCGGCGAGGGGGTGGTCCGACCAGGAGATCGTCGTCCTCCTGTTCGGCCGCCTCGAAGCCTACAAGGGCGGCCACGACCTGCTGGAGGCGTTCGCGGCGGCGCCGGCGAACCTGCGACTGGCGATCGCCGGAAAGCAGATCGTCGCGCTCGACGAGCAGATCGGTCAGATGCCGCCGGACGTGCGGTCGCGGATCTGGTCGGCAGCCCGCTTCCTCCCGGAAGCCGATCTCGGGTCCCTGGTCGCCGCAGCCGACTTCATCGCCCTGCCCTACCGGGCGATCCTGACGTCGGGCAGCCTGATGCTGGCGCTGTCGCTCGGCCGACCCGTCATTGCCCCGGACCTTCCGGCAATCACCGAGATCGTCGCCGATGGGCGTGAAGCGCTGCTCTATCCCTGCGACCGACCGGGCGGCCTGCGCAAGGCCATGGAGCGGCTGGTCGCTCTCGACGAGAGCGTGCGGAACGAAATGGCCGGGCAGGCGCAGGCCACCGGCGAGCTCTACGACTGGGCCTGGATTGGCAGGCAAATGGGCGCTGCCCTGGTCGATGCCACCGGTCATGGCCGGGCCAACCGGCGCACGCCGTCCCTCAGCGTGCCCGTGGAAGCCCCTGGATGA